One part of the Muntiacus reevesi chromosome 18, mMunRee1.1, whole genome shotgun sequence genome encodes these proteins:
- the LOC136148984 gene encoding keratin, type I microfibrillar 48 kDa, component 8C-1, giving the protein MSYNFCLPNLSFRSSCSSRPCVPPSCCGTTLPGACNIPANVGSCNWFCEGSFNGNEKETMQFLNDRLASYLEKVRQLERENAELESRILERSQQQEPLLCPSYQSYFRTIEELQQKILCAKSENARLVVQIDNAKLAADDFRTKYETELGLRQLVESDINGLRRILDELTLCKADLEAQVESLKEELICLKSNHEEEVNTLRSQLGDRLNVEVDAAPTVDLNRVLNETRAQYEALVETNRRDVEEWYIRQTEELNKQVVSSSEQLQSCQTEIIELRRTVNALEVELQAQHNLRDSLENTLTETEARYSCQLAQVQGLIGNVESQLAEIRSDLERQNQEYQVLLDVRARLECEINTYRGLLDSEDCKLPCNPCATTNACGKTIAPCISSPCNPCVPAAPCTPCVPRSRCGPCNSYVR; this is encoded by the exons ATGTCTTACAACTTCTGCCTGCCCAACCTGAGCTTCCGCTCCAGCTGCTCCTCCAGGCCCTGCGTGCCTCCCAGCTGCTGTGGCACCACCCTGCCCGGGGCCTGCAACATCCCTGCCAACGTGGGAAGCTGCAACTGGTTCTGTGAAGGCTCCTTCAATGGCAACGAGAAGGAGACCATGCAGTTCCTAAATGACCGGCTGGCTAGCTACCTGGAGAAGGTGCGGCAGCTGGAGCGGGAGAACGCGGAGCTGGAGAGCCGCATCCTGGAGAGGAGCCAGCAGCAGGAGCCCCTCTTGTGCCCCAGCTACCAGTCCTACTTCCGGACCATCGAGGAGCTCCAGCAGAAG ATCCTGTGCGCCAAGTCTGAAAATGCCAGACTGGTGGTGCAGATCGATAATGCCAAGCTGGCTGCAGATGACTTCAGGACCAA GTATGAGACAGAACTGGGCTTGCGGCAGCTGGTGGAGTCAGACATCAACGGCCTGCGTAGGATCCTGGACGAGCTGACCCTGTGCAAGGCCGACCTGGAGGCCCAGGTGGAGTCCCTGAAGGAGGAGCTGATCTGCCTCAAGAGCAACCATGAGGAG GAAGTCAACACCCTGCGGAGCCAGCTGGGAGACCGCCTCAACGTGGAGGTGGACGCCGCCCCCACTGTGGACCTCAACCGCGTGCTCAACGAGACCAGGGCTCAGTACGAGGCCTTGGTGGAGACCAACCGCAGGGACGTGGAGGAATGGTACATCAGGCAG ACTGAGGAGCTTAACAAGCAGGTGGTGTCCAGCTCAGAGCAGCTGCAGTCCTGCCAGACGGAGATCATCGAGCTGAGACGCACGGTCAATGCCCTGGAGGTGGAACTGCAGGCCCAGCACAACCTG AGAGACTCCCTGGAGAACACCCTGACGGAGACGGAGGCCCGCTACAGCTGCCAGCTggcccaggtgcagggcctgatCGGCAACGTGGAGTCACAGCTGGCGGAGATCAGGAGTGACCTGGAGCGGCAGAACCAGGAGTACCAGGTGCTGCTGGACGTGCGGGCCCGGCTGGAGTGTGAGATCAACACATACCGGGGGCTGCTGGACAGCGAGGACTGCAA gctGCCCTGCAATCCCTGTGCCACGACCAATGCATGCGGCAAGACCATCGCACCCTGCATCTCCAGTCCCTGCAACCCCTGTGTTCCTGCTGCCCCCTGCACGCCCTGTGTCCCCCGCTCCCGCTGTGGGCCCTGCAACTCCTACGTGCGCTAG
- the LOC136150124 gene encoding keratin, type I microfibrillar 48 kDa, component 8C-1-like, with product MPYSCCLPTLSYRSSCSSRPCVPHSCRGTTLPGACNIPANVGSCNWFCEGSFNGNEKETMQFLNDRLASYLEKVRQLERENAELESRILERSQQQEPLLCPSYQSYFRTIEELQQKILCAKSENSRLVIQIDNAKLASDDFRTKYETERSLRQLVESDINSLRRILDELTLCKADLEAQVESLREELLCLKKNHEEEANSLRSQLGDRLNVEVDAAPTVDLNRVLNETRAQYEALVETNRRDVEEWYLRQTEELNKQVVSSSEQLQSCQAEIIELRRTVNALEVELQAQHNLRDSLENTLTETEARYSCQLAQVQGLIRNVESQLAEIRSDLERQNQEYQVLLDVRARLECEINTYRGLLDSEDCKLPCNPCATTNASGNSCGSCSQNRCR from the exons ATGCCTTACAGCTGCTGCCTGCCCACCTTGAGCTACCGCTCCAGCTGCTCCTCCCGGCCCTGCGTGCCGCACAGCTGCCGTGGCACCACCCTGCCCGGGGCCTGCAACATCCCCGCCAATGTGGGCAGCTGCAACTGGTTCTGCGAGGGCTCCTTCAACGGCAACGAGAAGGAGACCATGCAGTTCCTGAACGACCGGCTGGCCAGCTACCTGGAGAAGGTGCGGCAGCTGGAGCGGGAGAATGCGGAGCTGGAGAGCCGCATCCTGGAGAGGAGCCAGCAGCAGGAGCCCCTCTTGTGCCCCAGCTACCAGTCCTACTTCCGGACCATCGAGGAGCTCCAGCAGAAG ATCCTGTGCGCCAAGTCCGAGAACTCCAGGCTGGTGATACAGATTGACAATGCCAAGCTGGCCTCTGATGACTTCAGGACCAA GTACGAGACGGAGCGTTCCTTGAGGCAGCTGGTGGAGTCAGACATAAATAGCCTGCGTAGGATCCTGGACGAGCTGACTCTGTGCAAGGCTGACCTGGAGGCCCAGGTGGAGTCCCTGAGGGAGGAGCTGCTCTGCCTCAAGAAGAACCATGAGGAG gAAGCCAACTCACTGCGAAGCCAGCTGGGAGATCGCCTCAATGTGGAGGTGGATGCTGCCCCCACTGTGGACCTCAACCGCGTGCTCAACGAGACCAGGGCTCAGTACGAGGCCTTGGTGGAGACCAACCGCAGGGATGTGGAGGAATGGTACCTCAGGCAG ACTGAGGAGCTGAACAAGCAGGTGGTGTCCAGCTCAGAGCAGCTGCAGTCCTGCCAGGCAGAGATCATCGAGCTGAGACGCACGGTCAATGCCCTGGAGGTGGAGCTTCAGGCCCAGCACAACCTG AGAGACTCCCTGGAGAACACCCTGACGGAGACAGAGGCCCGCTACAGCTGCCAGCTggcccaggtgcagggcctgatCCGCAATGTGGAGTCACAGCTGGCGGAGATCAGGAGTGACCTGGAGCGGCAGAACCAGGAGTACCAGGTGCTGCTGGATGTGCGGGCCCGGCTGGAGTGTGAGATCAACACGTACCGGGGTCTCCTGGACAGCGAGGACTGCAA GCTCCCCTGCAACCCATGTGCCACCACCAATGCTAGTGGCAACTCCTGTGGGTCCTGCTCTCAAAATCGCTGCCGTTAA
- the LOC136149065 gene encoding keratin, type I cuticular Ha7-like: MTSISCSSLLSGPLSQAGAAPLGLSATLAHANRVRVGTTPLGRPSLCLPHSCNIACPLPGTCDIPGNIGICGTFGEGFFNSHEKETMQFLNDRLASYLEKVRGLERDNAELESRIRELSKCPESTVCPDYQSHFRIIEELQQKILCVKSENNKLVVQIDNAKLAADDFRTKFQTEHSLRQLVETDVCGMRRVLDDLTLAKADLEAQLESRKEELLCLKKNHEQEVHTLKCQLGDKLKIELDVEPTVNLGRVLEEMRGQYEAMVETNLRDVEQWFQTQSEGISLQAMSCSEELQCCQSEILELRRTVNTLEVELQAQHTLKDCLQNSLCESEARFGTELAQMQSLISDVEEQLSEIWADLERQNQEYQVLLDVKARLEGEIATYRNLLENEDCKLPCNPCATPVSSTCVGPSACTSCSPCLSGPSGPCSSPRC; the protein is encoded by the exons ATGACTTCCATCAGCTGCAGTTCTCTCCTCAGTGGGCCGCTCTCACAGGCCGGGGCCGCCCCCCTGGGCCTCTCGGCCACCCTGGCGCACGCCAACCGAGTCCGAGTGGGCACAACCCCTCTGGGTCGACCCAGCCTCTGTCTGCCCCACAGCTGCAACATCGCCTGTCCTTTGCCGGGCACCTGCGACATTCCAGGCAACATCGGAATCTGCGGGACCTTTGGCGAAGGCTTCTTCAACAGCCACGAGAAGGAGACCATGCAGTTCCTGAACGACCGGCTGGCCAGTTACCTGGAGAAGGTGCGCGGGCTGGAGCGGGACAACGCGGAGCTGGAGAGCCGCATCCGAGAGCTGAGCAAATGCCCTGAGTCCACCGTGTGTCCGGACTACCAGAGCCACTTCCGCATCATCGAGGAGCTGCAGCAGAAG ATCCTGTGTGTCAAATCTGAGAACAACAAGCTGGTCGTGCAAATAGACAATGCCAAACTGGCCGCAGATGACTTCAGGACCAA GTTCCAGACGGAGCACTCCCTCCGCCAGCTGGTGGAGACTGATGTCTGCGGGATGCGCAGGGTGCTGGATGACCTCACACTTGCCAAGGCTGACCTGGAGGCCCAGCTGGAGTCCCGGAAAGAGGAGCTGCTCTGCCTCAAGAAGAACCATGAGCAG GAAGTCCACACTCTGAAGTGTCAGCTGGGAGATAAGCTCAAGATTGAGCTGGACGTGGAACCCACTGTGAACCTGGGCAGGGTGCTGGAGGAGATGCGGGGCCAGTACGAGGCCATGGTGGAGACCAACCTCCGTGACGTGGAGCAGTGGTTCCAAACTCAG TCTGAAGGCATCAGCCTGCAGGCCATGTCCTGCTCAGAGGAGCTGCAGTGCTGCCAGTCGGAGATCCTGGAGCTTCGACGCACAGTGAACACCCTGGAGGTGGAGCTGCAGGCTCAGCACACGCTG AAGGACTGTCTGCAGAACTCACTGTGTGAATCTGAGGCCCGCTTCGGCACCGAACTGGCCCAGATGCAGAGCCTCATCAGTGACGTAGAGGAGCAGCTGTCTGAGATCTGGGCTGACCTGGAGCGGCAGAACCAGGAGTACCAGGTGCTGCTGGATGTCAAGGCCCGGCTGGAGGGCGAGATTGCCACATACCGGAACCTTCTGGAAAACGAGGACTGCAA GCTCCCCTGCAACCCATGTGCAACCCCAGTCTCCAGCACCTGTGTGGGCCCTTCAGCCTGTACCTCCTGTTCTCCCTGCCTTTCTGGGCCTTCTGGGCCCTGCTCATCACCTCGATGCTGA